The Maritimibacter sp. DP1N21-5 DNA window CGATGATGAGCATCGTATCGGAAAGTCGGGAATAGGTCATCTCTGCCTCGTGCCCATCGATCACAAGGGTGTAGCGTCCCTTGCTTCCGGTCTCTTCACGTCGAATGTCGGTCATTTGCGGCCTCCGGACCTCGCTGTTCCAGCCAACATGGTCCTGAGGCGCCCCTTGTGAAATCCCGACCGCCGCACAGGGTCAGGGCAGGGGCGCACATAGCGCTTGCCAAAGGCCCCAAACGGTCAAATACTGAACCACATGGATCAGTATTCAGAACCCGGCGTCGACGCCACCTTTTCCGCGCTGTCGGACCCGACCCGGCGCGGTGTCCTCGACACGCTTGCGCAAGGCGACGCCTCGATCACCGACCTCGCTGCGCGTTTTTCCATGACCCTGACAGGGATGAAGAAACATGTCGGCGTGCTGGAGCGCGCGGGACTCGTCTCCACGCAAAAGATCGGGCGAACCCGGACGTGCCGGCTTGGCGCGCGCGATCTTTCTCAGGAGGCCGCGTGGATCGAGGACCACCGCCTGCGCTGGGCCGCCCGCTTCGATGCGCTCGACACTGTCATTCAAGAGATTTCACAAGAGGATGAGTCACATGGCAAAGACGCTTGACACCACCTCCGACCGCGTATCCGACACCGAGCTTGTCACAAGGCGGACCTTCGCCGCCCCGGCGCGCGTGGTCTTCGAGGCCTGGACCCGGCCCGAACACATGCTGCGCTGGTGGGCGCCGGCGTCTTTCGGGATCACCTTCATCTCCTGCAAGATGGACGTGCGCACGGGCGGCGGTTACCGCTTCGAATTCGGACACCCGGACTTCGACGGCCCGATGGCCTTCCACGGCACCTATCTGGAGGTGATTCCCGACAAACGGCTGGTCTGGACCAACGCCGAGACCGAGGAGGGATCAGTCAC harbors:
- a CDS encoding helix-turn-helix transcriptional regulator; its protein translation is MDQYSEPGVDATFSALSDPTRRGVLDTLAQGDASITDLAARFSMTLTGMKKHVGVLERAGLVSTQKIGRTRTCRLGARDLSQEAAWIEDHRLRWAARFDALDTVIQEISQEDESHGKDA
- a CDS encoding SRPBCC family protein gives rise to the protein MAKTLDTTSDRVSDTELVTRRTFAAPARVVFEAWTRPEHMLRWWAPASFGITFISCKMDVRTGGGYRFEFGHPDFDGPMAFHGTYLEVIPDKRLVWTNAETEEGSVTTVTFEEENGRTHLTVHDRYPSKEALDDAIASGSTGAFPEQFAALDDYLAGQPA